A stretch of the Bdellovibrio sp. 22V genome encodes the following:
- a CDS encoding alpha/beta hydrolase, translated as MKALLVFIPFFILAACTHSPKGSSSKNPAPQAQSGYAPVNGLNLYYEIYEPTEELHNPIPLLLLHGGGETIESNYARFIPLIAKHRRVIAMEEQGHGHTVAINRPFTFDNSAKDAAALLEYLKIEKADIMGFSNGGTVALRVAHFHPHKVNKLIIASAQYRRDGMIKGFWDGMNKARIEDMPKSLLDADRKINPDPKHQEQLFLQDSKRMQNFKDIPEKEIKSISSPTLVIIGDKDAITVEHAARMSRTLPHGRLAVLPGTHGSYIGEVSSGVAENSRAPEATALFVSEFLDSK; from the coding sequence ATGAAAGCTCTGTTAGTATTTATACCGTTTTTTATTCTTGCAGCTTGCACACATTCCCCTAAAGGGTCTTCATCAAAAAATCCTGCACCGCAAGCGCAAAGCGGTTATGCACCTGTGAACGGTCTAAATCTTTATTATGAAATTTATGAACCGACAGAAGAACTTCACAATCCTATTCCCCTTCTTTTGCTCCATGGCGGAGGCGAGACCATCGAATCGAACTACGCGCGCTTTATCCCGTTAATCGCGAAACATCGCCGAGTCATCGCTATGGAAGAACAAGGCCACGGCCACACGGTGGCGATCAACCGCCCCTTCACTTTCGACAACTCAGCAAAAGACGCAGCGGCTTTGCTCGAGTATTTGAAAATTGAGAAGGCGGATATCATGGGCTTTAGTAACGGAGGCACCGTCGCTTTGCGTGTCGCTCATTTTCATCCGCATAAAGTGAACAAACTGATCATCGCTTCGGCGCAATACCGCCGCGACGGAATGATCAAAGGATTTTGGGATGGCATGAACAAAGCCCGTATAGAAGATATGCCGAAGTCTTTGCTTGATGCGGACCGCAAGATCAATCCGGATCCAAAACATCAGGAACAACTCTTCTTGCAAGACAGTAAACGCATGCAAAACTTCAAAGATATTCCTGAAAAAGAAATCAAGTCGATCTCTTCACCCACACTTGTCATTATTGGCGACAAAGACGCCATCACTGTGGAGCACGCTGCGAGAATGTCGCGCACTCTGCCCCACGGACGCCTTGCCGTTCTACCGGGCACACATGGCAGCTATATCGGTGAAGTGAGCTCTGGAGTCGCGGAAAACAGCCGCGCACCTGAAGCCACCGCTTTGTTTGTCAGTGAATTCTTAGATTCTAAATAG
- a CDS encoding SRPBCC family protein, protein MKKNNIETIVEGNKVIYKRYFDAPVELVFAAWSSHEHLSQWWGPDGFTITTKSLNFSKDGIWDFIMHGPDGRDYKNKIQFIDIEKPNYISYKHLGDGEGDTDVHFHSKIFFEEAGDGTNLTMEQIFPSKEELERINKKYGAIEGGKQHVGNLAHYLETLKGRP, encoded by the coding sequence GTGAAAAAAAATAATATCGAGACAATCGTTGAGGGCAACAAGGTTATTTACAAACGCTACTTTGATGCCCCGGTAGAGCTGGTCTTTGCAGCATGGTCTTCGCACGAACATCTGTCCCAATGGTGGGGACCCGATGGCTTTACGATTACAACGAAAAGCCTGAACTTCAGCAAAGATGGAATTTGGGATTTCATTATGCATGGTCCCGATGGACGCGATTACAAAAATAAAATTCAGTTCATCGACATCGAAAAACCGAATTATATTTCCTATAAACATCTCGGCGATGGCGAGGGCGACACGGACGTGCACTTTCACTCGAAGATTTTCTTCGAAGAAGCTGGTGACGGAACAAACCTGACAATGGAACAAATCTTCCCAAGCAAGGAAGAACTTGAAAGAATAAATAAAAAATACGGCGCGATTGAAGGTGGCAAACAGCATGTTGGCAACCTGGCCCACTATTTAGAAACTTTGAAAGGACGTCCCTAG
- a CDS encoding metalloregulator ArsR/SmtB family transcription factor yields the protein MNAFAALSDDTRREIVRLVARNGELTSTEISQSFKMSPPAISQHLKILKEAKVLQMKKEAQKRIYSLHESGLSEVEDWLLEIRNLWNERLDNLEKYLLKMKKDKAREKK from the coding sequence ATGAACGCATTCGCCGCTCTTTCAGACGATACCAGACGGGAAATTGTGAGACTTGTTGCTCGCAATGGAGAACTAACTTCGACAGAGATCAGTCAGAGTTTCAAAATGAGTCCTCCCGCCATTTCCCAGCATCTTAAAATTTTAAAAGAAGCCAAAGTTCTGCAGATGAAAAAAGAGGCACAGAAGCGGATCTACAGCCTTCATGAATCGGGTCTCAGTGAAGTGGAAGATTGGCTTTTGGAGATCCGCAATCTCTGGAATGAGCGGTTGGATAATTTAGAAAAATACCTACTCAAAATGAAAAAGGATAAAGCTCGTGAAAAAAAATAA
- a CDS encoding nuclear transport factor 2 family protein produces MMTPNSHIQEIEILKAVYAAINRNDIETALSFFDPQIERTEPEGFPSSGTYRGLADFEKHLRQGRATWAEGSCEPEHFQGMGNKVIAFLHVRVRLKNNSEWIDARFPDGFTFKNGKITEMRTFTKDQEAKTWAEIKS; encoded by the coding sequence ATGATGACCCCAAACTCCCATATTCAAGAAATAGAAATACTCAAAGCCGTCTATGCGGCGATCAACCGCAATGACATTGAAACAGCTCTGAGTTTTTTTGATCCACAAATCGAGCGCACAGAGCCGGAAGGCTTTCCTTCCTCCGGCACCTATCGCGGACTGGCAGATTTTGAAAAACATCTTAGACAAGGCCGCGCAACATGGGCCGAAGGAAGCTGCGAACCCGAACACTTCCAAGGCATGGGCAATAAAGTCATCGCCTTCTTACACGTCAGAGTCCGACTAAAAAACAACTCCGAATGGATCGACGCCCGCTTCCCCGACGGTTTCACATTCAAAAACGGCAAAATCACCGAAATGCGAACGTTCACCAAAGACCAAGAAGCCAAAACCTGGGCAGAAATCAAATCCTAA
- a CDS encoding hotdog fold thioesterase, which produces MEIQRKKATVDELNALSKNTMLETLGIRITKVEDGLLEGTMPVDHRTHQPYGILHGGASVVLAESLGSIAAQLYAPEGHFCVGLDINANHIRSVRSCTVTGRATPIHLGRTTQVWEIKITSEDDKLVCISRLTIAVVQKVK; this is translated from the coding sequence ATGGAAATTCAAAGAAAAAAAGCGACTGTTGATGAACTCAATGCTCTTTCAAAAAACACAATGCTGGAAACACTCGGCATTCGCATCACAAAAGTCGAGGACGGCCTGCTTGAAGGCACAATGCCGGTCGACCATCGCACGCACCAACCTTACGGCATCTTGCATGGTGGAGCCTCCGTAGTGCTTGCCGAAAGCTTGGGCTCGATCGCCGCGCAACTTTACGCTCCCGAAGGTCATTTCTGTGTGGGTCTTGATATCAATGCCAATCACATTCGCTCCGTACGGTCATGCACCGTCACCGGCCGTGCAACGCCAATTCATTTGGGAAGAACAACGCAAGTATGGGAAATCAAAATCACAAGTGAAGACGATAAGCTCGTGTGCATCAGCCGACTCACGATCGCGGTCGTTCAGAAAGTTAAATAA
- a CDS encoding RluA family pseudouridine synthase yields MNLNILFEDEYFIAAEKPAGLPSQPTVDKRRPDFFTLLKKQLQEERGKDFYLALHHRLDRDTSGVMIFAKNKIANEPLAEMFKKHKIQKTYLCVTQSKKSPANWEVQNHLAEVRDPVLKKMKMKSVRSGGDKAHTVFRRIETYTKGLLVEAKPLSGRMHQIRVHLSENGMGIFGDDIYPSPQKPAAPRLMLHALRLEFTHPFTHENLVIESPLPEDMRQFIASLTS; encoded by the coding sequence ATGAATTTGAATATCCTCTTCGAGGACGAATACTTCATCGCTGCGGAAAAACCCGCAGGCCTTCCTTCACAACCCACCGTCGATAAACGCCGGCCGGATTTTTTCACTCTCTTAAAAAAACAACTCCAAGAAGAGCGCGGAAAAGATTTTTATTTAGCTCTTCATCACCGTTTGGACCGCGACACATCGGGCGTGATGATTTTCGCGAAAAATAAAATCGCCAATGAGCCTCTGGCAGAGATGTTTAAGAAGCACAAGATCCAAAAAACTTACCTGTGTGTGACTCAGTCAAAGAAATCTCCCGCGAACTGGGAGGTTCAAAATCATCTCGCCGAGGTCCGCGATCCTGTTCTGAAAAAAATGAAAATGAAATCCGTGCGCTCCGGCGGCGATAAGGCTCACACAGTTTTTCGTCGAATTGAAACTTATACGAAGGGTCTGCTTGTCGAAGCCAAACCGCTCTCAGGACGTATGCATCAGATTCGCGTGCATCTCTCTGAAAACGGCATGGGGATTTTTGGTGATGACATTTACCCCTCTCCCCAAAAGCCCGCAGCTCCAAGACTTATGTTACATGCTCTGCGTCTGGAGTTCACACATCCCTTCACGCACGAGAACCTCGTAATTGAAAGCCCTCTCCCCGAGGACATGCGCCAATTTATCGCTTCCTTGACCTCTTAG
- a CDS encoding HNH endonuclease family protein produces the protein MKLQKALILILTLLALQSHASSSGQQQQLTPQKPLPVYHEYYTVNEEHLEDGNGRRTAAHSFSEFSPVFDAHQFIKVTKKVLVNLLRWTIHNEDLALPEEGYIRKLHFGRWINDPTDDTCMNTRAKVLVRDSEEEITYRGDRQCVVETGRWLDPYSNKEFTSSREIQIDHMVPLKNAYVSGAWKWDYKTRCLYANYMGYRNHLIPASVRENTSKGDRAPDRYLPTELSYRCQYVKDWLTVKLIWGLTMNPDEAQAIHEVVTNYGCKVSNFRISKTELESQRQYINDNLEFCMINKR, from the coding sequence ATGAAACTTCAAAAGGCATTGATTCTGATACTGACGCTGTTGGCACTTCAAAGCCACGCATCGTCCTCAGGTCAGCAGCAACAGCTCACACCGCAAAAGCCCCTACCGGTTTACCACGAGTACTACACGGTCAACGAAGAACATCTCGAAGACGGCAATGGTCGCCGTACAGCGGCTCACTCATTCAGCGAGTTCTCTCCGGTTTTTGATGCTCACCAATTTATTAAAGTAACTAAAAAAGTTCTCGTGAATCTTCTGCGCTGGACGATTCACAATGAAGACCTCGCTCTTCCAGAAGAAGGCTACATCCGCAAATTGCACTTTGGCCGCTGGATCAATGATCCTACAGACGACACGTGCATGAACACGCGCGCGAAAGTTTTAGTGCGTGATAGTGAAGAGGAAATCACTTACCGCGGCGATCGCCAATGCGTCGTTGAAACAGGTCGCTGGCTAGATCCTTATTCCAATAAAGAATTTACTTCTTCCCGCGAAATCCAAATTGATCACATGGTGCCACTCAAGAACGCTTACGTGTCTGGCGCTTGGAAATGGGATTATAAAACGCGCTGTCTTTATGCGAACTACATGGGCTACAGAAATCATCTGATTCCAGCTTCTGTTCGCGAGAACACATCTAAGGGCGACCGTGCTCCAGACCGATATCTTCCAACGGAACTTTCTTACCGCTGTCAGTATGTTAAAGACTGGCTGACTGTGAAATTGATCTGGGGCTTGACGATGAACCCGGATGAGGCGCAAGCCATTCACGAAGTCGTCACAAACTACGGCTGCAAAGTCTCTAATTTCCGTATTTCCAAAACAGAACTTGAGAGTCAAAGACAATACATCAACGACAATCTCGAATTCTGCATGATCAATAAGCGATGA
- a CDS encoding TetR family transcriptional regulator, translating into MNSLQEMTPDDVGARQRITEAAIVLFANEGLHGTSTRDIAKQSGLNLSLISYYFGGKEGLYRTVIQEFVQKIFLQISNVVNEFEQDTVSERSLRKAIQSLIQTVIDCRVANPHMAKIMTREKLQGLPFSREIHETMMTGAGLKLESIIIKAQEAGLVKKQINPRFFILCLVEGMLGYFNIVDCNCSFNDGLYAKPEHKNELMNQISLLFLEGILE; encoded by the coding sequence ATGAACTCACTGCAAGAAATGACTCCGGACGATGTTGGCGCTCGACAGAGAATCACAGAAGCAGCCATTGTGCTTTTTGCCAACGAAGGTCTGCACGGAACCAGTACGCGGGATATCGCGAAGCAATCAGGTTTAAATCTTAGTCTTATCAGTTACTACTTTGGCGGCAAAGAGGGGCTTTATCGCACGGTCATACAAGAATTCGTGCAAAAGATCTTTTTGCAAATTTCCAACGTCGTGAATGAGTTTGAACAAGACACTGTCAGCGAAAGAAGTTTGCGCAAAGCCATTCAATCGCTGATTCAAACTGTGATTGATTGTCGTGTCGCCAATCCGCATATGGCAAAGATTATGACTCGGGAAAAGCTGCAAGGTCTGCCGTTCTCTCGAGAAATTCACGAAACAATGATGACCGGTGCCGGTTTAAAACTTGAATCCATAATTATTAAAGCGCAAGAGGCGGGGCTCGTAAAAAAGCAGATCAATCCGCGTTTCTTTATCCTCTGTTTGGTGGAGGGAATGCTGGGTTACTTCAACATCGTCGATTGCAATTGCTCTTTCAATGACGGTTTGTATGCAAAACCAGAGCATAAAAATGAACTCATGAATCAGATTTCGCTATTGTTTTTAGAAGGGATTTTAGAATGA
- a CDS encoding TolC family protein encodes MKKGALVGLFFLAWQPQSFAMNLQDYLKAVETRNKSLQAFDASTAAAESRKEAGDIELVPMLSADAQWISDKAPLSQFALIGATESKSAQYSLGLAKKFSSGTSVALSAMAAEFDNVGAPGVYQKFGVGSLGVELSQSLWRDFFGNATRLRRQREDAATSAETGSFDLQKKAVLVGAEAAYWDYVYASENLKVGKASLERAKRIESWTRRRVNDGISDRADLLQAQALVSTRQLLLISTEDELAAAKRKVRDYLELADSEEFPEITGDINQSRALSSMITGKKGKVVAIEAYLASLQAKARSLAAREVEDAYRPDLILGGSYKTNSLEGDMNTAVGQWTDMDRPTAKVGLSFRYLFDTDVKSSAQEAARAEALAARLQSERKMLESDSAWTELNRRYIELSKRIEAAAETSRLQTAAAKAQTDLFNKGRSITMNVINAEEDAGVAELNLIRLKSEQRKMEAQGRLFVAIEEQ; translated from the coding sequence ATGAAAAAGGGAGCCCTCGTAGGTTTGTTCTTCTTAGCTTGGCAACCTCAGTCCTTCGCAATGAATTTGCAGGATTATTTAAAAGCTGTTGAAACCAGAAATAAAAGTCTTCAGGCATTCGATGCATCGACAGCCGCAGCCGAGTCGCGCAAAGAGGCGGGCGACATTGAACTTGTGCCGATGCTTTCAGCGGACGCGCAGTGGATCAGTGATAAGGCACCGCTCAGCCAGTTTGCGTTGATTGGCGCCACTGAAAGTAAATCCGCGCAGTACAGTCTGGGATTGGCGAAAAAGTTTTCTTCAGGAACCAGCGTCGCATTGTCGGCGATGGCCGCGGAGTTTGATAACGTCGGAGCGCCCGGTGTTTATCAAAAGTTCGGTGTCGGCTCTTTAGGAGTCGAGCTTTCGCAATCTCTCTGGAGAGACTTTTTCGGAAATGCCACTCGCTTAAGAAGACAGCGTGAAGACGCCGCCACATCAGCAGAGACCGGTTCTTTTGATTTGCAAAAGAAAGCGGTTCTTGTCGGCGCGGAAGCCGCTTACTGGGATTATGTATACGCGAGTGAAAACCTTAAAGTCGGAAAAGCTTCTTTGGAGCGTGCGAAGCGTATTGAAAGCTGGACCCGCCGCCGTGTGAATGACGGTATTAGTGATCGCGCGGATCTATTGCAGGCGCAAGCTCTTGTGTCGACTCGTCAGTTGTTGTTGATCTCGACCGAAGATGAATTGGCGGCGGCGAAAAGAAAAGTGCGCGATTACCTGGAGCTGGCAGATTCCGAAGAGTTTCCCGAGATTACGGGCGACATCAATCAAAGCCGTGCTTTGAGCAGCATGATCACGGGGAAAAAAGGAAAAGTCGTAGCGATTGAAGCTTACCTGGCGTCATTGCAGGCCAAAGCCCGTTCTTTAGCGGCTCGAGAAGTCGAAGATGCTTATCGTCCGGATCTTATCCTTGGCGGATCTTATAAAACCAATTCCTTGGAAGGGGATATGAATACCGCTGTCGGGCAATGGACGGATATGGACCGACCGACTGCGAAGGTGGGTTTGAGTTTCCGTTATCTTTTCGACACAGACGTAAAATCCTCCGCGCAAGAGGCCGCACGTGCGGAGGCGCTTGCTGCAAGACTTCAGAGTGAAAGAAAAATGCTTGAGAGTGACAGCGCATGGACAGAGCTCAATCGCCGTTACATCGAGCTGAGTAAACGTATTGAGGCCGCGGCTGAAACGTCCCGCTTGCAAACAGCAGCGGCGAAAGCGCAAACGGATCTTTTCAATAAAGGACGCTCGATCACAATGAACGTAATCAATGCAGAAGAAGATGCCGGTGTTGCGGAATTGAATTTAATCAGATTGAAATCGGAACAGAGAAAAATGGAGGCTCAAGGGCGCTTGTTTGTCGCTATTGAGGAGCAATAA
- a CDS encoding efflux RND transporter permease subunit — protein MNLPSLSIKRPIFISSVVILMLILGVFSLRKMPVDLFPDVTFPVLMVQVTYPGASPLDLEKQVSKPIEDEVGSLSGLKTLTSNNLDSVAVIVLEFQLGTDIREMEQEVRNRIGNIRRDLPTDIYEPVIRRFDPADQPIVTLALTTDLDDAKAYDLANEVIKPLFERIKDVGQVDIFGGRKQEIHVLIDKNRLQDRKISMLQVSQRILDTSKDTPIGKIENPSDETTLRTSGEFDSLKQIAEVNVNFIGSDRAVLVEDVGRVVRSLEDQKTMGRINGKKALLLNVYKQRGANTVAVAEAVKKNIEKANTLMKDRKTNAQVTMVRDSSRPIQLNVYDVKESIIIGIILCVIVVFFFLGSARSTFITAMALPNSLLGGFVIMYAMGFTINLMTLLALSLAVGLLIDDAIVVRENIFRHLEMGKKPKDAALDGTKEVAMAVIATTLVVIAVFGPISFLQGIVGQFFKQFGLTVVFTMLISLFDAFTVAPMLSAYMAHPNEHVKGTGFVGKMLTGFDRFQTWLEDIYEKALKYTLHHPIKILIAGTLIFFGSLGTIAFIPKTFLPSPDNGEFMVNIELPVGSSLMATSKFTEEVEKVFEGDKAVDIILAIVGNTNNESNKSSLFVRLVERKNRSMTTTDYKETLRKKLEKFNGKSSVQIGDIDAVGSGEKPLNVIIQGENLEDLNAYATKLVEKMKKIPGLVDVDTNFRSGKPEFHVVFDRKKSEALGVSTVVAGGELRNRTEGNEQAIFREDGIDYKIRVRFEEAFRDLRTQFATTLVPNSNYNMIPLPRIAKGEEAFGYSQINRQNKGRYIQVSGNLAKGGALGTISTEIERIVKKELPPPPGIDFSFRGQADDFKELIENMLLAIFLGVTFIYLVLASLYESFITPFSILLALPLAMTGAFLALLIFGKTIDIFSLIGIVLLLGVVAKNSILLVDYTNQLIHEGLERNAALLKACRTRLRPILMTSLALISGMIPIAIGLNEASAMRTSMGIAIIGGLVSSTLLTLLIVPAAFGFIEDFKAWVRAKLAKITGYQP, from the coding sequence ATGAATTTACCAAGTCTTTCAATTAAAAGACCGATTTTTATTTCGAGTGTCGTCATCCTGATGCTGATCCTGGGAGTGTTTTCATTGCGAAAAATGCCCGTGGATTTGTTTCCGGATGTGACCTTTCCAGTATTGATGGTGCAAGTGACCTATCCCGGCGCTTCTCCACTGGATTTAGAGAAACAGGTTTCTAAACCTATTGAAGATGAAGTCGGAAGTCTTTCGGGACTAAAGACGCTGACTTCGAACAACTTAGACAGCGTCGCCGTGATTGTTTTGGAATTCCAATTGGGGACGGACATTCGCGAGATGGAACAAGAAGTTCGTAACCGTATCGGAAATATTCGCCGGGATTTGCCGACGGATATCTACGAGCCGGTCATTCGCCGTTTCGACCCGGCCGATCAGCCGATTGTGACCTTGGCGTTGACGACGGATCTTGACGATGCCAAAGCCTACGACTTAGCCAACGAAGTAATTAAGCCTTTGTTCGAGCGTATTAAAGACGTGGGACAAGTGGATATCTTCGGTGGTCGTAAGCAAGAGATTCACGTCTTGATCGATAAGAACCGTCTGCAAGACCGTAAGATTTCAATGCTGCAAGTGTCGCAGCGTATTTTGGACACGTCCAAAGATACGCCGATTGGAAAGATTGAAAATCCCAGTGACGAAACGACTTTGCGAACAAGCGGGGAGTTTGATTCTCTTAAACAAATTGCGGAAGTAAACGTGAACTTCATAGGTTCCGACCGCGCTGTTTTGGTTGAAGACGTCGGCCGTGTTGTGCGCAGTCTTGAAGATCAAAAAACAATGGGGCGTATCAACGGGAAGAAAGCCTTGTTGCTCAACGTTTATAAACAACGTGGTGCAAATACGGTGGCTGTGGCTGAAGCCGTTAAAAAGAATATCGAAAAAGCCAACACCCTGATGAAAGACCGAAAAACCAACGCGCAGGTCACGATGGTGCGTGACAGCTCTCGTCCGATTCAATTGAACGTTTATGACGTTAAAGAATCTATTATTATCGGTATTATTCTTTGCGTGATTGTGGTGTTCTTCTTCTTGGGATCCGCGCGTTCGACATTTATTACGGCGATGGCGTTACCGAACTCCCTTTTGGGCGGTTTCGTTATCATGTATGCGATGGGCTTTACGATCAACTTGATGACCTTGTTGGCGTTGTCTTTGGCTGTTGGTCTTTTGATCGACGACGCGATCGTGGTGCGGGAAAATATTTTCCGTCATCTTGAGATGGGTAAAAAACCCAAAGATGCGGCATTAGACGGAACCAAAGAAGTGGCCATGGCCGTGATCGCGACAACTCTTGTGGTTATTGCGGTGTTTGGACCGATCTCTTTCTTGCAGGGGATCGTCGGACAGTTCTTTAAACAGTTCGGTTTAACTGTCGTCTTTACAATGTTGATTTCGTTGTTTGACGCCTTTACGGTGGCGCCAATGCTTTCTGCTTACATGGCTCATCCGAATGAGCATGTGAAGGGCACGGGCTTTGTCGGAAAAATGCTGACGGGCTTTGACCGTTTCCAAACTTGGCTGGAAGACATTTATGAAAAAGCGTTGAAGTATACGTTGCACCATCCGATCAAAATTTTGATCGCGGGCACATTGATCTTCTTTGGTTCTTTGGGAACGATTGCTTTCATTCCGAAAACATTCTTGCCTTCTCCGGATAACGGGGAGTTTATGGTGAACATCGAGTTGCCTGTAGGCTCTTCGCTGATGGCGACCAGCAAGTTCACGGAAGAAGTCGAGAAGGTTTTTGAAGGAGATAAAGCGGTCGATATTATTCTGGCGATTGTGGGGAACACCAATAATGAGTCGAACAAATCGTCTTTGTTCGTTCGTTTGGTGGAGCGTAAAAATCGCAGCATGACGACAACGGATTACAAAGAAACTCTTCGTAAGAAGTTGGAGAAATTCAACGGCAAGTCTTCCGTGCAAATCGGTGACATTGATGCCGTGGGTTCGGGGGAAAAGCCCTTGAACGTGATCATTCAAGGTGAAAACCTGGAAGACCTCAATGCTTACGCAACAAAACTGGTTGAGAAAATGAAAAAGATCCCGGGTCTGGTGGACGTTGATACAAACTTCCGCTCTGGGAAACCTGAATTCCACGTTGTCTTTGATCGTAAAAAATCAGAGGCTCTGGGCGTTTCGACGGTTGTTGCCGGTGGCGAGCTTCGTAACCGCACCGAAGGAAACGAACAGGCGATCTTCCGCGAAGACGGGATCGACTATAAAATCCGCGTTCGTTTTGAAGAGGCTTTCCGCGACTTGCGCACGCAGTTTGCGACCACGCTTGTGCCAAACTCGAACTACAATATGATTCCCCTTCCGCGTATTGCAAAAGGGGAAGAGGCCTTTGGTTATTCGCAGATCAATCGCCAAAACAAAGGCCGTTACATCCAAGTTTCAGGAAACTTGGCTAAAGGTGGTGCGTTAGGAACGATTTCGACTGAGATTGAAAGAATTGTGAAGAAAGAATTGCCGCCTCCTCCGGGAATTGATTTTAGTTTCCGTGGACAGGCCGATGACTTTAAAGAGTTGATCGAAAACATGCTCTTGGCGATTTTCCTGGGTGTGACGTTTATTTACCTCGTGCTTGCGAGTTTGTATGAAAGCTTTATCACTCCGTTCTCGATTCTTCTGGCGTTGCCATTGGCGATGACGGGCGCCTTCTTGGCTCTTTTGATTTTCGGGAAGACGATTGATATCTTCTCGCTGATTGGGATCGTGCTCTTGCTTGGGGTCGTGGCGAAGAACTCGATCTTGCTTGTGGATTATACGAATCAGTTGATTCACGAGGGACTTGAGCGCAATGCCGCGCTTTTGAAAGCGTGCCGCACGCGTCTGCGTCCGATCTTGATGACGTCGCTCGCGTTGATCTCTGGGATGATTCCAATTGCGATTGGTTTGAACGAAGCCTCTGCGATGAGAACGTCCATGGGTATTGCGATCATCGGCGGTTTGGTGAGTTCGACGCTTTTGACATTGCTGATTGTTCCAGCGGCGTTTGGCTTTATCGAAGACTTTAAAGCGTGGGTTCGCGCGAAACTTGCGAAGATCACGGGCTATCAGCCTTAA